One window from the genome of Periophthalmus magnuspinnatus isolate fPerMag1 chromosome 18, fPerMag1.2.pri, whole genome shotgun sequence encodes:
- the map4k2 gene encoding mitogen-activated protein kinase kinase kinase kinase 2 isoform X1, with the protein MDRIGVSFLDPLDDYELIHRIGCGTYGDVFKARNIRTSELAAIKIVKLDPGDDITSIQQEITMMKECKHKNIVAYFGSYHRNTKLWICMEYCGGGSLQDIYHLTGPLKEKQIAFVCRETLQGLYHLHETGKMHRDIKGANILLTERGDVKLADFGVAAEISASVAKRKSFIGTPYWMAPEVAAVEKKGGYNHLCDIWAVGITAIELAELQPPMFDLHPMRALMLMSKSNFQPPKLKDKTKWSSGFQSFVKMALIKNPRKRPSAETLLQHPFVTQLLTRNLIIELLDLASNPELFNSHSHSLDENDLEVEEEAPDKIQSAGKHLAVERTLSEEQFDQVKFRPPLRKVTEPYPDLQGSYDDDWSLSGDEDNSPSLLECVEQALQLRSLTIKRVPSTDAGRKSSVFSPTTASLPAFSSLSTHTGDQDLTLRPSCTLGPDTAIDNDCHSSPGLSRCSATQDIRQRCSDPCLPGGDALPKEKKPIAVSPPKRETPLSPEWSTLRKKAEDSRADCHGLPPTPQVHMGACFSKVFNGCPLKINCAVTWIFPKTRDQYLILGAEEGIYTLNLNELHEDTLEKLLPQRCTWLYVMNNVLMTVSGKSSQLCSHSLTGLFEHKGTESVHKRPSTLSLSTNRFTERISHRKFAVSGKIPDTKGCRRCSVARNPYTDSTFLCAAVPSGLVLLLWYEPLQKFMHLKHIAVKLPDSLPVFELLVVVTDEFPQLCVGVRDFSNGKSGQELMFDIIELNGAPISIPDSGALKAGQVTQLDRDTVLIALEKMVKIVNLKGQPSKELSAEMLFDFSIETLVCLQDSVLAFWKHGLKGKSFHSGEVTQEITDESRSFRVLGTNRCGTFGQVFFCFCIVFFNKQNRIVETQSWPMLPLFCFLVFHRDIILQSTPTDDPSALSNLYILTGHESSY; encoded by the exons ATGGACAGGATAGGGGTGTCGTTCCTGGACCCTCTGGATGACTATGAACTCATCCACCGTATCGGCTGCGGCACCTATGGTGATGTTTTCAAG gcTCGTAACATCAGGACATCTGAACTGGCTGCAATCAAGATTGTCAAACTGGACCCAG GGGATGACATCACCTCCATCCAGCAGGAGATCACCATGATGAAGGAgtgcaaacacaaaaacattgtagCCTATTTTGGCAGCTACCACAG GAACACAAAATTGTGGATTTGCATGGAGTACTGCGGAGGAGGATCCCTACAAGATATTTACCATT TGACAGGTccattaaaagagaagcagATAGCTTTTGTGTGCCGAGAAACTCTTCAG GGCTTGTATCATCTTCATGAAACTGGCAAAATGCACCGAGAcatcaag GGTGCCAACATCCTTCTAACAGAACGCGGAGATGTCAAACTGG CTGACTTTGGAGTAGCTGCGGAGATCAGTGCTTCTGTCGCCAAGAGAAAGTCTTTTATAGGAACACCATACTG GATGGCTCCAGAGGTGGCAGCTGTGGAGAAGAAGGGTGGGTACAACCACTTATGTGACATCTGGGCCGTGGGCATCACAGCCATCGAGCTGGCAGAGCTGCAGCCTCCCATGTTTGACCTACACCCAATGAG AGCTCTGATGTTGATGTCTAAGAGCAACTTCCAGCCTCCAAAactaaaagacaaaacaaaatg GTCGTCAGGGTTCCAAAGCTTTGTGAAGATGGCCCTCATAAAAAACCCACGGAAAAGGCCATCAGCTGAGACTCTGCTGCAG CATCCCTTTGTGACCCAACTGTTGACGAGGAACCTGATTATTGAGCTGCTAGACTTGGCCAGTAATCCTGAGCTCTTCAACAGCCACTCCCACAGCCTGGATGAGAATGATTTGGAG GTCGAAGAAGAGGCTCCAGACAAGATCCAGTCAGCGGGGAAGCACCTGGCCGTGGAGAGAACCTTGTCTGAGGAACAAT ttgACCAGGTGAAATTCAGGCCTCCTTTACGGAAAGTGACAGAGCCTTATCCTGATTTG CAGGGTTCCTATGATGACGACTGGAGTCTGTCTGGAGATGAGGATAATTCACC GAGCCTTCTGGAATGTGTGGAGCAAGCTCTGCAGCTGAG GAGTTTAACAATTAAGAGAGTGCCCTCTACTGAC gctGGGAGGAAGAGTAGTGTGTTCAGCCCCACCACAGCCTCCCTGCCGGCCttcagctctctgtccacacacacaggtgatCAGGACCTGACCCTCAGACCCAGCTGTACCCTGGGCCCTGACACAGCTATAGACAACGATTGCCACTCTTCACCAG GTTTGTCGCGGTGCTCTGCCACACAGGACATCCGACAGCGCTGCAGTGACCCATGCCTGCCTGGAGGGGATGCTCTACCCAAGGAAAAGAAGCCAATTGCAGTTTCACCTCCAAAAAGAGAAACCCCTCTTTCACCAGAATGGAGCACATTAAGGAAAAAGGCTGAGGACTCT AGAGCTGATTGTCATGGACTTCCTCCTACCCCTCAAGTCCAT ATGGGAGCGTGTTTCTCTAAAGTTTTCAATGGATGTCCACTTAAAATAAATTGTGCTGTTACCTGGATTTTCCCTAAAACAAGAG ACCAGTATCTTATACTCGGAGCGGAGGAAGGGATTTACACATTGAACCTAAATGAACTTCATGAAGATACACTAGAGAAG TTGCTGCCACAGAGATGCACATGGCTTTATGTTATGAACAATGTGCTAATGACTGTTTCTG GGAAATCCTCACAGCTCTGCTCCCACAGTCTGACAGGTCTGTTTGAACACAAAGGCACAGAGAGTGTGCACAAGAGGCCCAGCACCCTGTCACTCAGCACCAACCGCTTTACTGAGAGAATCAGCCACAG AAAGTTTGCTGTGTCGGGAAAGATCCCTGACACTAAAGGCTGCAGGAGGTGTAGTGTAG CCAGAAACCCTTATACAGACAGCACTTTTCTGTGTGCGGCTGTGccctctggtctagtcctgctcctGTGGTATGAGCCTCTGCAGAAGTTCATGCATCTTAAG CATATAGCTGTAAAGCTGCCTGACAGTCTGCCTGTATTTGAGCTGCTGGTGGTGGTCACAGATGAATTTCCTCAGCTCTGTGTTGGAGTGAGAGACTTCAGTAATGGGAAAAGTGGTCAGGAACTCATGTTTGACATCATAGAGCTCAATGGTGCTCCTATCTCTATACCAG ACAGTGGTGCACTTAAGGCTGGACAGGTGACCCAGCTTGACAGAGACACAGTTCTTATTGCATTAGAAA AGATGGTTAAGATTGTCAACTTGAAAGGACAACCATCCAAAGAGCTATCTGCGGAAATGCTATTTGACTTCTCCATTGAAACTCTAG tttgcttACAAGATAGTGTTTTGGCTTTCTGGAAACATGGTCTCAAAGGGAAGAGCTTTCATTCTGGTGAA GTGACACAAGAGATTACAGATGAGAGCCGGTCTTTCAGAGTCCTGGGAACAAACAGGTGTGGGACATTTGgtcaagtgtttttttgtttttgtattgttttctttAATAAACAAAATCGTATTGTAGAGACACAGTCATGGCCAATGCTTCCCCTTTTTTGCTTTTTGGTCTTTCATAGGGACATTATTCTTCAAAGCACACCAACTGATGACCCCTCAGCGCTGAGCAACCTCTACATATTAACCGGACATGAAAGTAGCTACTAA
- the map4k2 gene encoding mitogen-activated protein kinase kinase kinase kinase 2 isoform X7: MDRIGVSFLDPLDDYELIHRIGCGTYGDVFKARNIRTSELAAIKIVKLDPGDDITSIQQEITMMKECKHKNIVAYFGSYHRNTKLWICMEYCGGGSLQDIYHLTGPLKEKQIAFVCRETLQGLYHLHETGKMHRDIKGANILLTERGDVKLADFGVAAEISASVAKRKSFIGTPYWMAPEVAAVEKKGGYNHLCDIWAVGITAIELAELQPPMFDLHPMRALMLMSKSNFQPPKLKDKTKWSSGFQSFVKMALIKNPRKRPSAETLLQHPFVTQLLTRNLIIELLDLASNPELFNSHSHSLDENDLEVEEEAPDKIQSAGKHLAVERTLSEEQFDQVKFRPPLRKVTEPYPDLGSYDDDWSLSGDEDNSPSLLECVEQALQLRSLTIKRVPSTDAGRKSSVFSPTTASLPAFSSLSTHTGDQDLTLRPSCTLGPDTAIDNDCHSSPGLSRCSATQDIRQRCSDPCLPGGDALPKEKKPIAVSPPKRETPLSPEWSTLRKKAEDSRADCHGLPPTPQVHMGACFSKVFNGCPLKINCAVTWIFPKTRDQYLILGAEEGIYTLNLNELHEDTLEKLLPQRCTWLYVMNNVLMTVSGKSSQLCSHSLTGLFEHKGTESVHKRPSTLSLSTNRFTERISHRKFAVSGKIPDTKGCRRCSVARNPYTDSTFLCAAVPSGLVLLLWYEPLQKFMHLKHIAVKLPDSLPVFELLVVVTDEFPQLCVGVRDFSNGKSGQELMFDIIELNGAPISIPDSGALKAGQVTQLDRDTVLIALEKMVKIVNLKGQPSKELSAEMLFDFSIETLVCLQDSVLAFWKHGLKGKSFHSGEVTQEITDESRSFRVLGTNRDIILQSTPTDDPSALSNLYILTGHESSY, encoded by the exons ATGGACAGGATAGGGGTGTCGTTCCTGGACCCTCTGGATGACTATGAACTCATCCACCGTATCGGCTGCGGCACCTATGGTGATGTTTTCAAG gcTCGTAACATCAGGACATCTGAACTGGCTGCAATCAAGATTGTCAAACTGGACCCAG GGGATGACATCACCTCCATCCAGCAGGAGATCACCATGATGAAGGAgtgcaaacacaaaaacattgtagCCTATTTTGGCAGCTACCACAG GAACACAAAATTGTGGATTTGCATGGAGTACTGCGGAGGAGGATCCCTACAAGATATTTACCATT TGACAGGTccattaaaagagaagcagATAGCTTTTGTGTGCCGAGAAACTCTTCAG GGCTTGTATCATCTTCATGAAACTGGCAAAATGCACCGAGAcatcaag GGTGCCAACATCCTTCTAACAGAACGCGGAGATGTCAAACTGG CTGACTTTGGAGTAGCTGCGGAGATCAGTGCTTCTGTCGCCAAGAGAAAGTCTTTTATAGGAACACCATACTG GATGGCTCCAGAGGTGGCAGCTGTGGAGAAGAAGGGTGGGTACAACCACTTATGTGACATCTGGGCCGTGGGCATCACAGCCATCGAGCTGGCAGAGCTGCAGCCTCCCATGTTTGACCTACACCCAATGAG AGCTCTGATGTTGATGTCTAAGAGCAACTTCCAGCCTCCAAAactaaaagacaaaacaaaatg GTCGTCAGGGTTCCAAAGCTTTGTGAAGATGGCCCTCATAAAAAACCCACGGAAAAGGCCATCAGCTGAGACTCTGCTGCAG CATCCCTTTGTGACCCAACTGTTGACGAGGAACCTGATTATTGAGCTGCTAGACTTGGCCAGTAATCCTGAGCTCTTCAACAGCCACTCCCACAGCCTGGATGAGAATGATTTGGAG GTCGAAGAAGAGGCTCCAGACAAGATCCAGTCAGCGGGGAAGCACCTGGCCGTGGAGAGAACCTTGTCTGAGGAACAAT ttgACCAGGTGAAATTCAGGCCTCCTTTACGGAAAGTGACAGAGCCTTATCCTGATTTG GGTTCCTATGATGACGACTGGAGTCTGTCTGGAGATGAGGATAATTCACC GAGCCTTCTGGAATGTGTGGAGCAAGCTCTGCAGCTGAG GAGTTTAACAATTAAGAGAGTGCCCTCTACTGAC gctGGGAGGAAGAGTAGTGTGTTCAGCCCCACCACAGCCTCCCTGCCGGCCttcagctctctgtccacacacacaggtgatCAGGACCTGACCCTCAGACCCAGCTGTACCCTGGGCCCTGACACAGCTATAGACAACGATTGCCACTCTTCACCAG GTTTGTCGCGGTGCTCTGCCACACAGGACATCCGACAGCGCTGCAGTGACCCATGCCTGCCTGGAGGGGATGCTCTACCCAAGGAAAAGAAGCCAATTGCAGTTTCACCTCCAAAAAGAGAAACCCCTCTTTCACCAGAATGGAGCACATTAAGGAAAAAGGCTGAGGACTCT AGAGCTGATTGTCATGGACTTCCTCCTACCCCTCAAGTCCAT ATGGGAGCGTGTTTCTCTAAAGTTTTCAATGGATGTCCACTTAAAATAAATTGTGCTGTTACCTGGATTTTCCCTAAAACAAGAG ACCAGTATCTTATACTCGGAGCGGAGGAAGGGATTTACACATTGAACCTAAATGAACTTCATGAAGATACACTAGAGAAG TTGCTGCCACAGAGATGCACATGGCTTTATGTTATGAACAATGTGCTAATGACTGTTTCTG GGAAATCCTCACAGCTCTGCTCCCACAGTCTGACAGGTCTGTTTGAACACAAAGGCACAGAGAGTGTGCACAAGAGGCCCAGCACCCTGTCACTCAGCACCAACCGCTTTACTGAGAGAATCAGCCACAG AAAGTTTGCTGTGTCGGGAAAGATCCCTGACACTAAAGGCTGCAGGAGGTGTAGTGTAG CCAGAAACCCTTATACAGACAGCACTTTTCTGTGTGCGGCTGTGccctctggtctagtcctgctcctGTGGTATGAGCCTCTGCAGAAGTTCATGCATCTTAAG CATATAGCTGTAAAGCTGCCTGACAGTCTGCCTGTATTTGAGCTGCTGGTGGTGGTCACAGATGAATTTCCTCAGCTCTGTGTTGGAGTGAGAGACTTCAGTAATGGGAAAAGTGGTCAGGAACTCATGTTTGACATCATAGAGCTCAATGGTGCTCCTATCTCTATACCAG ACAGTGGTGCACTTAAGGCTGGACAGGTGACCCAGCTTGACAGAGACACAGTTCTTATTGCATTAGAAA AGATGGTTAAGATTGTCAACTTGAAAGGACAACCATCCAAAGAGCTATCTGCGGAAATGCTATTTGACTTCTCCATTGAAACTCTAG tttgcttACAAGATAGTGTTTTGGCTTTCTGGAAACATGGTCTCAAAGGGAAGAGCTTTCATTCTGGTGAA GTGACACAAGAGATTACAGATGAGAGCCGGTCTTTCAGAGTCCTGGGAACAAACAG GGACATTATTCTTCAAAGCACACCAACTGATGACCCCTCAGCGCTGAGCAACCTCTACATATTAACCGGACATGAAAGTAGCTACTAA
- the map4k2 gene encoding mitogen-activated protein kinase kinase kinase kinase 2 isoform X8, producing the protein MDRIGVSFLDPLDDYELIHRIGCGTYGDVFKARNIRTSELAAIKIVKLDPGDDITSIQQEITMMKECKHKNIVAYFGSYHRNTKLWICMEYCGGGSLQDIYHLTGPLKEKQIAFVCRETLQGLYHLHETGKMHRDIKGANILLTERGDVKLADFGVAAEISASVAKRKSFIGTPYWMAPEVAAVEKKGGYNHLCDIWAVGITAIELAELQPPMFDLHPMRALMLMSKSNFQPPKLKDKTKWSSGFQSFVKMALIKNPRKRPSAETLLQHPFVTQLLTRNLIIELLDLASNPELFNSHSHSLDENDLEVEEEAPDKIQSAGKHLAVERTLSEEQFDQVKFRPPLRKVTEPYPDLQGSYDDDWSLSGDEDNSPSLTIKRVPSTDAGRKSSVFSPTTASLPAFSSLSTHTGDQDLTLRPSCTLGPDTAIDNDCHSSPGLSRCSATQDIRQRCSDPCLPGGDALPKEKKPIAVSPPKRETPLSPEWSTLRKKAEDSRADCHGLPPTPQVHMGACFSKVFNGCPLKINCAVTWIFPKTRDQYLILGAEEGIYTLNLNELHEDTLEKLLPQRCTWLYVMNNVLMTVSGKSSQLCSHSLTGLFEHKGTESVHKRPSTLSLSTNRFTERISHRKFAVSGKIPDTKGCRRCSVARNPYTDSTFLCAAVPSGLVLLLWYEPLQKFMHLKHIAVKLPDSLPVFELLVVVTDEFPQLCVGVRDFSNGKSGQELMFDIIELNGAPISIPDSGALKAGQVTQLDRDTVLIALEKMVKIVNLKGQPSKELSAEMLFDFSIETLVCLQDSVLAFWKHGLKGKSFHSGEVTQEITDESRSFRVLGTNRDIILQSTPTDDPSALSNLYILTGHESSY; encoded by the exons ATGGACAGGATAGGGGTGTCGTTCCTGGACCCTCTGGATGACTATGAACTCATCCACCGTATCGGCTGCGGCACCTATGGTGATGTTTTCAAG gcTCGTAACATCAGGACATCTGAACTGGCTGCAATCAAGATTGTCAAACTGGACCCAG GGGATGACATCACCTCCATCCAGCAGGAGATCACCATGATGAAGGAgtgcaaacacaaaaacattgtagCCTATTTTGGCAGCTACCACAG GAACACAAAATTGTGGATTTGCATGGAGTACTGCGGAGGAGGATCCCTACAAGATATTTACCATT TGACAGGTccattaaaagagaagcagATAGCTTTTGTGTGCCGAGAAACTCTTCAG GGCTTGTATCATCTTCATGAAACTGGCAAAATGCACCGAGAcatcaag GGTGCCAACATCCTTCTAACAGAACGCGGAGATGTCAAACTGG CTGACTTTGGAGTAGCTGCGGAGATCAGTGCTTCTGTCGCCAAGAGAAAGTCTTTTATAGGAACACCATACTG GATGGCTCCAGAGGTGGCAGCTGTGGAGAAGAAGGGTGGGTACAACCACTTATGTGACATCTGGGCCGTGGGCATCACAGCCATCGAGCTGGCAGAGCTGCAGCCTCCCATGTTTGACCTACACCCAATGAG AGCTCTGATGTTGATGTCTAAGAGCAACTTCCAGCCTCCAAAactaaaagacaaaacaaaatg GTCGTCAGGGTTCCAAAGCTTTGTGAAGATGGCCCTCATAAAAAACCCACGGAAAAGGCCATCAGCTGAGACTCTGCTGCAG CATCCCTTTGTGACCCAACTGTTGACGAGGAACCTGATTATTGAGCTGCTAGACTTGGCCAGTAATCCTGAGCTCTTCAACAGCCACTCCCACAGCCTGGATGAGAATGATTTGGAG GTCGAAGAAGAGGCTCCAGACAAGATCCAGTCAGCGGGGAAGCACCTGGCCGTGGAGAGAACCTTGTCTGAGGAACAAT ttgACCAGGTGAAATTCAGGCCTCCTTTACGGAAAGTGACAGAGCCTTATCCTGATTTG CAGGGTTCCTATGATGACGACTGGAGTCTGTCTGGAGATGAGGATAATTCACC GAGTTTAACAATTAAGAGAGTGCCCTCTACTGAC gctGGGAGGAAGAGTAGTGTGTTCAGCCCCACCACAGCCTCCCTGCCGGCCttcagctctctgtccacacacacaggtgatCAGGACCTGACCCTCAGACCCAGCTGTACCCTGGGCCCTGACACAGCTATAGACAACGATTGCCACTCTTCACCAG GTTTGTCGCGGTGCTCTGCCACACAGGACATCCGACAGCGCTGCAGTGACCCATGCCTGCCTGGAGGGGATGCTCTACCCAAGGAAAAGAAGCCAATTGCAGTTTCACCTCCAAAAAGAGAAACCCCTCTTTCACCAGAATGGAGCACATTAAGGAAAAAGGCTGAGGACTCT AGAGCTGATTGTCATGGACTTCCTCCTACCCCTCAAGTCCAT ATGGGAGCGTGTTTCTCTAAAGTTTTCAATGGATGTCCACTTAAAATAAATTGTGCTGTTACCTGGATTTTCCCTAAAACAAGAG ACCAGTATCTTATACTCGGAGCGGAGGAAGGGATTTACACATTGAACCTAAATGAACTTCATGAAGATACACTAGAGAAG TTGCTGCCACAGAGATGCACATGGCTTTATGTTATGAACAATGTGCTAATGACTGTTTCTG GGAAATCCTCACAGCTCTGCTCCCACAGTCTGACAGGTCTGTTTGAACACAAAGGCACAGAGAGTGTGCACAAGAGGCCCAGCACCCTGTCACTCAGCACCAACCGCTTTACTGAGAGAATCAGCCACAG AAAGTTTGCTGTGTCGGGAAAGATCCCTGACACTAAAGGCTGCAGGAGGTGTAGTGTAG CCAGAAACCCTTATACAGACAGCACTTTTCTGTGTGCGGCTGTGccctctggtctagtcctgctcctGTGGTATGAGCCTCTGCAGAAGTTCATGCATCTTAAG CATATAGCTGTAAAGCTGCCTGACAGTCTGCCTGTATTTGAGCTGCTGGTGGTGGTCACAGATGAATTTCCTCAGCTCTGTGTTGGAGTGAGAGACTTCAGTAATGGGAAAAGTGGTCAGGAACTCATGTTTGACATCATAGAGCTCAATGGTGCTCCTATCTCTATACCAG ACAGTGGTGCACTTAAGGCTGGACAGGTGACCCAGCTTGACAGAGACACAGTTCTTATTGCATTAGAAA AGATGGTTAAGATTGTCAACTTGAAAGGACAACCATCCAAAGAGCTATCTGCGGAAATGCTATTTGACTTCTCCATTGAAACTCTAG tttgcttACAAGATAGTGTTTTGGCTTTCTGGAAACATGGTCTCAAAGGGAAGAGCTTTCATTCTGGTGAA GTGACACAAGAGATTACAGATGAGAGCCGGTCTTTCAGAGTCCTGGGAACAAACAG GGACATTATTCTTCAAAGCACACCAACTGATGACCCCTCAGCGCTGAGCAACCTCTACATATTAACCGGACATGAAAGTAGCTACTAA
- the map4k2 gene encoding mitogen-activated protein kinase kinase kinase kinase 2 isoform X9 — protein MDRIGVSFLDPLDDYELIHRIGCGTYGDVFKARNIRTSELAAIKIVKLDPGDDITSIQQEITMMKECKHKNIVAYFGSYHRNTKLWICMEYCGGGSLQDIYHLTGPLKEKQIAFVCRETLQGLYHLHETGKMHRDIKGANILLTERGDVKLADFGVAAEISASVAKRKSFIGTPYWMAPEVAAVEKKGGYNHLCDIWAVGITAIELAELQPPMFDLHPMRALMLMSKSNFQPPKLKDKTKWSSGFQSFVKMALIKNPRKRPSAETLLQHPFVTQLLTRNLIIELLDLASNPELFNSHSHSLDENDLEVEEEAPDKIQSAGKHLAVERTLSEEQFDQVKFRPPLRKVTEPYPDLGSYDDDWSLSGDEDNSPSLTIKRVPSTDAGRKSSVFSPTTASLPAFSSLSTHTGDQDLTLRPSCTLGPDTAIDNDCHSSPGLSRCSATQDIRQRCSDPCLPGGDALPKEKKPIAVSPPKRETPLSPEWSTLRKKAEDSRADCHGLPPTPQVHMGACFSKVFNGCPLKINCAVTWIFPKTRDQYLILGAEEGIYTLNLNELHEDTLEKLLPQRCTWLYVMNNVLMTVSGKSSQLCSHSLTGLFEHKGTESVHKRPSTLSLSTNRFTERISHRKFAVSGKIPDTKGCRRCSVARNPYTDSTFLCAAVPSGLVLLLWYEPLQKFMHLKHIAVKLPDSLPVFELLVVVTDEFPQLCVGVRDFSNGKSGQELMFDIIELNGAPISIPDSGALKAGQVTQLDRDTVLIALEKMVKIVNLKGQPSKELSAEMLFDFSIETLVCLQDSVLAFWKHGLKGKSFHSGEVTQEITDESRSFRVLGTNRDIILQSTPTDDPSALSNLYILTGHESSY, from the exons ATGGACAGGATAGGGGTGTCGTTCCTGGACCCTCTGGATGACTATGAACTCATCCACCGTATCGGCTGCGGCACCTATGGTGATGTTTTCAAG gcTCGTAACATCAGGACATCTGAACTGGCTGCAATCAAGATTGTCAAACTGGACCCAG GGGATGACATCACCTCCATCCAGCAGGAGATCACCATGATGAAGGAgtgcaaacacaaaaacattgtagCCTATTTTGGCAGCTACCACAG GAACACAAAATTGTGGATTTGCATGGAGTACTGCGGAGGAGGATCCCTACAAGATATTTACCATT TGACAGGTccattaaaagagaagcagATAGCTTTTGTGTGCCGAGAAACTCTTCAG GGCTTGTATCATCTTCATGAAACTGGCAAAATGCACCGAGAcatcaag GGTGCCAACATCCTTCTAACAGAACGCGGAGATGTCAAACTGG CTGACTTTGGAGTAGCTGCGGAGATCAGTGCTTCTGTCGCCAAGAGAAAGTCTTTTATAGGAACACCATACTG GATGGCTCCAGAGGTGGCAGCTGTGGAGAAGAAGGGTGGGTACAACCACTTATGTGACATCTGGGCCGTGGGCATCACAGCCATCGAGCTGGCAGAGCTGCAGCCTCCCATGTTTGACCTACACCCAATGAG AGCTCTGATGTTGATGTCTAAGAGCAACTTCCAGCCTCCAAAactaaaagacaaaacaaaatg GTCGTCAGGGTTCCAAAGCTTTGTGAAGATGGCCCTCATAAAAAACCCACGGAAAAGGCCATCAGCTGAGACTCTGCTGCAG CATCCCTTTGTGACCCAACTGTTGACGAGGAACCTGATTATTGAGCTGCTAGACTTGGCCAGTAATCCTGAGCTCTTCAACAGCCACTCCCACAGCCTGGATGAGAATGATTTGGAG GTCGAAGAAGAGGCTCCAGACAAGATCCAGTCAGCGGGGAAGCACCTGGCCGTGGAGAGAACCTTGTCTGAGGAACAAT ttgACCAGGTGAAATTCAGGCCTCCTTTACGGAAAGTGACAGAGCCTTATCCTGATTTG GGTTCCTATGATGACGACTGGAGTCTGTCTGGAGATGAGGATAATTCACC GAGTTTAACAATTAAGAGAGTGCCCTCTACTGAC gctGGGAGGAAGAGTAGTGTGTTCAGCCCCACCACAGCCTCCCTGCCGGCCttcagctctctgtccacacacacaggtgatCAGGACCTGACCCTCAGACCCAGCTGTACCCTGGGCCCTGACACAGCTATAGACAACGATTGCCACTCTTCACCAG GTTTGTCGCGGTGCTCTGCCACACAGGACATCCGACAGCGCTGCAGTGACCCATGCCTGCCTGGAGGGGATGCTCTACCCAAGGAAAAGAAGCCAATTGCAGTTTCACCTCCAAAAAGAGAAACCCCTCTTTCACCAGAATGGAGCACATTAAGGAAAAAGGCTGAGGACTCT AGAGCTGATTGTCATGGACTTCCTCCTACCCCTCAAGTCCAT ATGGGAGCGTGTTTCTCTAAAGTTTTCAATGGATGTCCACTTAAAATAAATTGTGCTGTTACCTGGATTTTCCCTAAAACAAGAG ACCAGTATCTTATACTCGGAGCGGAGGAAGGGATTTACACATTGAACCTAAATGAACTTCATGAAGATACACTAGAGAAG TTGCTGCCACAGAGATGCACATGGCTTTATGTTATGAACAATGTGCTAATGACTGTTTCTG GGAAATCCTCACAGCTCTGCTCCCACAGTCTGACAGGTCTGTTTGAACACAAAGGCACAGAGAGTGTGCACAAGAGGCCCAGCACCCTGTCACTCAGCACCAACCGCTTTACTGAGAGAATCAGCCACAG AAAGTTTGCTGTGTCGGGAAAGATCCCTGACACTAAAGGCTGCAGGAGGTGTAGTGTAG CCAGAAACCCTTATACAGACAGCACTTTTCTGTGTGCGGCTGTGccctctggtctagtcctgctcctGTGGTATGAGCCTCTGCAGAAGTTCATGCATCTTAAG CATATAGCTGTAAAGCTGCCTGACAGTCTGCCTGTATTTGAGCTGCTGGTGGTGGTCACAGATGAATTTCCTCAGCTCTGTGTTGGAGTGAGAGACTTCAGTAATGGGAAAAGTGGTCAGGAACTCATGTTTGACATCATAGAGCTCAATGGTGCTCCTATCTCTATACCAG ACAGTGGTGCACTTAAGGCTGGACAGGTGACCCAGCTTGACAGAGACACAGTTCTTATTGCATTAGAAA AGATGGTTAAGATTGTCAACTTGAAAGGACAACCATCCAAAGAGCTATCTGCGGAAATGCTATTTGACTTCTCCATTGAAACTCTAG tttgcttACAAGATAGTGTTTTGGCTTTCTGGAAACATGGTCTCAAAGGGAAGAGCTTTCATTCTGGTGAA GTGACACAAGAGATTACAGATGAGAGCCGGTCTTTCAGAGTCCTGGGAACAAACAG GGACATTATTCTTCAAAGCACACCAACTGATGACCCCTCAGCGCTGAGCAACCTCTACATATTAACCGGACATGAAAGTAGCTACTAA